Proteins encoded by one window of Halorubrum ruber:
- a CDS encoding HD domain-containing protein, translated as MSTTQIKDAVHGYIELPDALVEGVVDTRPFQRLRYVRQLSATHLVYPGANHTRFEHSLGVYHLGRTVFESLRRQSYFTRDAAVDELEEIQRTLECACLLHDVGHPPFSHLSEGFLDEGILRERVAETGLVDAFDAAGVGGAPLRSANPHELLGCVIIVEEYGDALRDFDVDPFEVCAYVLGYSLAYERGEPWQYGVGAQLLHSPIDVDRLDYITRDNEMTGAGVLSFDVERMVDAYTAHPEAGLALSEKALSTIGNYLEGRIALYMWVTQHHKSVYANRLLQALLGEYERETGESPVTVDGILDRELDDNAVLERLRTAARENPDSTLASMYDRFRGRRFPATCWKHRIALADRVGGDLDDDLPVDGDPLDEFTAWLTAGDDRLERLLAGALDVPVHEVWIDRSYVPAYDPDELEDIPIAYGGTTRSVADWGLYGDRAFDVPIPFVFVPDGTKRRAIRVLREAFEREVTEEARA; from the coding sequence ATGTCCACCACCCAGATCAAAGACGCCGTCCACGGCTACATCGAACTGCCGGACGCGCTCGTCGAGGGGGTCGTCGACACGCGGCCGTTCCAGCGGCTGCGGTACGTCCGCCAGCTCTCGGCGACCCACCTCGTGTACCCAGGCGCGAACCACACCCGGTTCGAGCACTCGCTCGGCGTCTACCACCTCGGGCGGACCGTCTTCGAGAGCCTCCGCCGGCAGTCGTACTTCACGCGGGACGCCGCCGTCGACGAACTCGAAGAGATCCAGCGCACGCTGGAGTGCGCCTGCCTGCTCCACGACGTCGGCCACCCGCCCTTCTCGCACCTCTCCGAGGGGTTCCTCGACGAGGGGATTCTCCGTGAGCGCGTCGCGGAGACCGGGCTGGTCGACGCCTTCGACGCGGCCGGCGTCGGCGGCGCGCCGCTCCGCTCGGCGAACCCGCACGAGCTGCTCGGCTGCGTGATCATCGTCGAGGAGTACGGCGACGCCCTCCGCGATTTCGACGTGGACCCCTTCGAGGTGTGCGCGTACGTGCTCGGCTACAGCCTCGCGTACGAGCGCGGCGAGCCGTGGCAGTACGGCGTCGGCGCCCAGCTGCTCCACTCCCCCATCGACGTGGACCGGCTGGACTACATCACCCGCGACAACGAGATGACGGGCGCGGGCGTGTTGAGCTTCGACGTCGAGCGCATGGTCGACGCCTACACCGCCCACCCCGAGGCGGGGCTCGCGCTCTCGGAGAAGGCGCTCTCGACCATCGGCAACTACCTCGAAGGGAGAATCGCGCTGTACATGTGGGTCACCCAGCACCACAAGTCGGTGTACGCGAACCGGCTCCTCCAGGCGCTGTTGGGCGAGTACGAGCGGGAGACCGGGGAGAGCCCCGTCACGGTCGACGGCATACTCGACCGCGAGCTCGACGACAACGCGGTGCTCGAACGGCTCCGGACCGCCGCCCGCGAGAACCCCGACTCGACGCTCGCGTCGATGTACGACCGCTTTCGCGGGCGACGCTTCCCCGCCACCTGCTGGAAACACCGGATCGCGCTCGCCGACCGGGTCGGCGGTGACCTCGACGACGACCTGCCCGTGGACGGCGACCCCCTTGACGAGTTCACGGCGTGGCTCACCGCCGGCGACGACCGCTTAGAGCGACTCCTCGCCGGCGCCCTCGACGTGCCGGTCCACGAGGTGTGGATCGACCGCTCGTACGTCCCCGCCTACGACCCCGACGAGTTAGAGGACATTCCCATCGCGTACGGCGGCACGACGCGGTCGGTCGCCGACTGGGGGCTGTACGGCGACCGCGCGTTCGACGTGCCGATCCCCTTCGTGTTCGTCCCCGACGGGACGAAGCGTCGGGCGATCCGCGTGCTTAGAGAGGCGTTCGAGCGGGAGGTCACGGAGGAAGCGCGCGCGTAA
- a CDS encoding YeiH family protein, translated as MTGVIEAVRAHLPGLALLAGGAVAATLVAEAVPGLQPLVVAVAIGVGIGNTVGIPDVAEPGVGVDKLFLETGIVLLGAAVAVEEFLTAGPTVLGLVVAVVAGGLLFAEVVARGLFRIGSPTSSLLAAGASICGVSAVVAIGRVLDARGAAITFAAATILLFDAVTLVAFPLAGEWLGLTSRQFGVWAGVSMFSTGPVAAAGFAYSPEAGQWATVTKLARNSLLGGVAVAYSLAYTARSAAEPGVRRLWAEFPKFLLGFLVVAAVANSGLLSPAALASIGRVSDALFALAFVGLGLSIRVDDMRAVGAAPVGAVLVHLLAVSAVALAAVRWLL; from the coding sequence GTGACTGGCGTGATCGAGGCGGTCCGGGCGCACCTGCCCGGTCTCGCGCTGCTCGCGGGCGGCGCGGTCGCCGCGACGCTCGTCGCGGAGGCGGTCCCCGGCCTCCAGCCGCTCGTCGTCGCCGTGGCGATCGGCGTCGGGATCGGGAACACCGTCGGGATCCCCGACGTCGCGGAGCCGGGCGTCGGCGTCGACAAGCTGTTCTTGGAGACCGGGATCGTCCTGCTCGGCGCGGCGGTCGCGGTCGAGGAGTTCCTGACCGCCGGCCCGACCGTCCTCGGCCTCGTGGTGGCGGTCGTCGCCGGCGGGCTCCTGTTCGCGGAGGTCGTCGCGCGCGGCCTCTTCCGGATCGGGTCGCCGACCTCGTCGCTGCTCGCGGCCGGGGCGAGCATCTGCGGCGTCTCGGCGGTCGTCGCGATCGGGCGGGTTCTCGACGCGCGCGGCGCCGCGATCACGTTCGCGGCCGCGACGATCCTCCTCTTCGACGCCGTGACGCTCGTCGCGTTCCCGCTGGCGGGCGAGTGGCTCGGCCTGACGAGCCGGCAGTTCGGCGTCTGGGCGGGCGTGAGCATGTTCTCGACCGGGCCCGTCGCGGCCGCGGGGTTCGCCTACTCCCCCGAGGCGGGCCAGTGGGCGACCGTGACGAAGCTGGCGCGAAACTCGCTGCTCGGCGGCGTCGCGGTCGCGTACTCGCTGGCGTACACGGCGCGATCGGCCGCGGAACCCGGCGTCCGGCGGCTGTGGGCGGAGTTCCCGAAGTTCCTGCTCGGGTTCCTGGTCGTCGCGGCGGTCGCCAACAGCGGGCTGCTCTCGCCGGCCGCGCTGGCGTCGATCGGCCGCGTCTCCGACGCGCTGTTCGCGCTGGCGTTCGTCGGCCTCGGGCTCTCGATCCGCGTCGACGACATGCGCGCGGTGGGCGCCGCGCCGGTCGGCGCGGTGTTGGTCCACCTGCTCGCCGTGAGCGCGGTCGCGCTCGCGGCGGTGCGCTGGCTGCTGTAG
- a CDS encoding FAD-dependent oxidoreductase, with amino-acid sequence MSDTDLVIIGGGISGASLLYTVAKFTDVDDVTLIEKEREIAAINSHRTNNSQTLHFGDIETNYTLEKAEEVKEGAELLAGYLEGADPDREMHSKRSKMVLGVGDEEVAKLEERYRENGFGDLFPKLREIGREEIAELEPKVVEGRDPGTELKALQTPDGYVVDYGAVAESFVDAAREEAGVSVHLGTTVTGVDDRGDGFRVDTDDGEFDAEAVVVAAGSHSLQFAKEMGYGEGMSLLPVAGSFFLADDLLNGKVYTLQMKKLPFAAVHGDADVHDGSVTRFGPTAKLVPALERGHLSTVSDFVDVFGFNPDSVLSYVNILSDRILFPYVVRNLVYDLPAVGKRAFLPNVQKVVPSVDVDDIDRAKGYGGVRPQIVDTENKELDMGEAKIVEDGILFNITPSPGASTALKNAMTDVGTVLDFFEDDYEFDEAAFRDATIENFPRADEESDAESADAEADDPVPAEADD; translated from the coding sequence ATGTCTGACACCGATCTCGTAATCATCGGCGGGGGGATAAGCGGGGCGTCGCTTCTGTACACGGTCGCGAAGTTCACCGACGTCGACGACGTCACGCTGATCGAGAAGGAACGGGAGATCGCGGCGATCAACTCCCACCGGACGAACAACTCCCAGACGCTCCACTTCGGGGACATCGAGACGAACTACACCCTCGAAAAGGCCGAAGAGGTCAAGGAGGGCGCCGAGCTGCTCGCGGGCTACCTCGAGGGGGCGGACCCCGACCGGGAGATGCACAGCAAGCGCAGCAAGATGGTGCTGGGCGTCGGTGACGAGGAGGTCGCCAAGTTAGAGGAGCGCTACCGCGAGAACGGGTTCGGCGACCTGTTCCCGAAGCTGCGCGAGATCGGCCGCGAGGAGATCGCCGAGCTGGAGCCGAAGGTCGTCGAGGGGCGCGACCCCGGCACCGAGCTGAAGGCGCTCCAGACGCCCGACGGCTACGTCGTCGACTACGGCGCGGTCGCAGAGTCGTTCGTCGACGCCGCCCGCGAGGAAGCGGGCGTCTCCGTCCACCTCGGGACCACGGTGACGGGCGTCGACGACCGGGGCGACGGGTTCCGCGTCGACACCGACGACGGCGAGTTCGACGCCGAGGCGGTCGTCGTCGCGGCCGGCTCGCACAGCCTCCAGTTCGCCAAGGAGATGGGGTACGGCGAAGGGATGTCGCTGCTGCCGGTCGCGGGGAGCTTCTTCCTCGCTGACGACCTGCTGAACGGGAAGGTGTACACGCTCCAGATGAAGAAGCTCCCGTTCGCGGCGGTCCACGGCGACGCCGACGTCCACGACGGGAGCGTCACCCGGTTCGGGCCGACGGCGAAGCTGGTGCCCGCGCTGGAGCGCGGCCACCTCTCGACGGTGAGCGACTTCGTCGACGTGTTCGGGTTCAACCCCGACTCCGTGCTGAGCTACGTCAACATCCTCTCCGACCGGATCCTCTTCCCGTACGTCGTGCGCAACCTCGTGTACGACCTCCCGGCGGTCGGGAAGCGGGCGTTCCTCCCGAACGTCCAGAAGGTCGTGCCGAGCGTCGACGTCGACGACATCGACCGCGCGAAGGGGTACGGCGGCGTGCGCCCCCAGATCGTCGACACCGAGAACAAGGAGCTCGACATGGGCGAGGCGAAGATCGTCGAGGACGGAATCTTATTCAACATCACGCCCTCGCCGGGCGCGTCGACCGCGCTGAAGAACGCGATGACGGACGTCGGGACTGTCCTCGACTTCTTCGAGGACGACTACGAGTTCGACGAGGCCGCCTTCCGCGACGCGACCATCGAGAACTTCCCGCGGGCCGACGAGGAGTCCGACGCCGAGTCGGCTGACGCCGAAGCCGACGACCCCGTGCCCGCCGAGGCCGACGACTGA